In the genome of Delphinus delphis chromosome 15, mDelDel1.2, whole genome shotgun sequence, one region contains:
- the DAGLB gene encoding diacylglycerol lipase-beta isoform X1 has translation MPGMVLFGRRWAIASDDLVFPGVFELFVRVLCGSLDSISDATCVSGRWIGILTLYLMHRGKLDCPGGVLLSSYLIVLIILLAVIICTVSAIVCVSMKGTICNPGPRKSMSKLLYVRLALFLPEMVWASLGAAWIEDGVQCDRTVGNGIIATVAVSWIIIASTVVTIVIVFDPLGGKMAPYPPAGPHHLDSRESSQLLNGLKTAATSVWETRIKFLCCCVGKDDRTRVAFSSTAELFSTYFSDTDLVPSDIAAGLALLHQQQDSIRNNQEPDEVVSHSPGPSQEADLDAELENCHHYMQFAAAAYGWPLYIYRNPFTGLCRIGGDCFRSRTTDYDLVGGDQLNCHFGSILQTTGLQYRDFIHVSFHDKVYELPFLVALDHRKESVVVAVRGTMSLQDILTDLSAESEPVDLECEVQDCWAHKGISQAARYVYRRLINDGILSQAFSIAPEYRLVIVGHSLGAGAAALLTIMLRSPYPQVRCYAFSPPRGLLSKSLYEYSKTFIVSLVLGKDVIPRLSVTNLEDLKRRILRVIAHCNKPKYKILLRACWYELFGGHPEDLPTELDGGDLTQPLLGERSLLAHGSPAYSFSSDSPLESPTKYPPLYPPGRIIHLEEVGTSGRFSCYPAARYSVKWSHESEFSKILIGPKMLTDHMPDILMRALDSVVSDRAACVSCPTQGGSSVEVA, from the exons ATGCCGGGGATGGTGCTGTTCGGCCGGCGCTGGGCCATCGCCAGCGACGACTTGGTCTTCCCGGGGGTCTTCGAGCTGTTCGTGCGAGTGCTGTG CGGCTCCTTGGATTCCATTTCTGACGCTACCTGTGTCTCTGGCAGGTGGATCGGCATCCTGACGCTGTACCTCATGCACAGAGGGAAGCTGGACTGTCCTGGTGGCGTCCTGCTCAGCAGTTACCTGATCGTGCTCATCATTCTGCTGGCGGTTATCATATGCACCGTGTCAGCCATCGTGTGTGTCAGCATGAAAG GGACCATTTGTAATCCTGGACCACGGAAATCCATGTCTAAGCTGCTCTACGTGCGCCTGGCACTCTTTCTGCCAGAGATGGTCTGGGCGTCCCTGGGGGCCGCCTGGATAGAGGACGGTGTTCAGTGTGACAGGACGGTGGGGAATGGCATCATTGCGACTGTCGCCGTCAG CTGGATCATCATCGCCTCCACCGTGGTCACCATCGTCATCGTCTTTGACCCGCTGGGGGGGAAGATGGCTCCGTATCCCCCTGCGGGCCCCCATCACCTGGATAGTCGTGAGTCCAGCCAGTTACTTAATGGCCTCAAGACGGCAGCTACAAGCGTGTGGGAAACGAGAATCAAGTTCCTGTGCTGCTGCGTCGGCAAAGACGACCGTACTCGAGTTGCTTTTTCGAGTACGGCAGAGCTTTTCTCAACCTACTTTTCA GACACGGACCTGGTGCCCAGCGACATTGCAGCAGGGCTCGCTCTCCTCCACCAGCAACAGGACAGCATCAGGAACAACCAGGAGCCTGACGAGGTGGTCAGCCATTCCCCAGGGCCCTCCCAG gAAGCTGATTTGGACGCAGAATTAGAAAACTGTCATCACTATATGCAGTTCGCCGCAGCTGCCTATGGGTGGCCCCTCTATATTTACAGAAACCCTTTTACAGGGCTGTGCAGGATTGGTGGTGACTG TTTCAGAAGCCGGACAACCGATTATGACTTGGTTGGAGGTGATCAGCTCAACTGTCACTTTGGCTCCATCCTGCAGACGACGGGGCTGCAGTACCGGGATTTCATTCATGTCAGCTTTCACGACAAG GTGTACGAGCTCCCCTTCTTAGTGGCCCTGGACCACAGGAAGGAGTCGGTGGTGGTGGCTGTGAGGGGAACCATGTCTCTCCAG GACATCCTTACGGACCTGTCAGCGGAGAGCGAGCCGGTCGACCTCGAGTGTGAGGTGCAGGACTGCTGGGCACACAAG GGGATTTCTCAAGCTGCCAGATACGTTTACCGACGACTCATCAACGACGGGATTTTGAGCCAGGCGTTCAGCATTGCACCT GAATACCGGCTGGTTATCGTGGGGCACAGCCTGGGGGCAGGCGCCGCAGCCCTGTTGACCATCATGCTCAGAAGCCCATACCCACAAGTCAGGTGTTACGCCTTTTCCCCGCCCAGGGGGCTGCTGAG caaaTCCCTTTATGAATACTCTAAGACCTTCATCGTGTCACTTGTTCTGGGCAAGGACGTGATTCCCAG GTTAAGTGTGACCAACTTGGAAGATCTGAAGAGGAGAATCTTGCGAGTGATTGCTCACTGCAACAAGCCCAAG TACAAGATCCTGCTGCGCGCGTGCTGGTACGAGCTGTTTGGAGGGCACCCCGAGGACCTGCCGACGGAGCTGGATGGGGGCGACCTGACGCAGCCTCTCCTCGGGGAGCGGAGCCTGCTGGCGCACGGGTCCCCGGCCTACAGCTTCTCCAGCGACTCCCCGCTCGAGTCCCCCACCAAGTACCCCCCTCTCTACCCTCCCGGCAGGATCATCCACCTGGAGGAAGTGGGCACTTCAGGGAG GTTTTCCTGCTATCCTGCTGCTCGGTATAGTGTGAAATGGTCACACGAATCGGAATTCAGCAAAATACTCATCGGCCCGAAGATGCTAACAGACCACATGCCCGACATCCTGATGAGAGCCCTGGACAGCGTGGTGTCCGACAGGGCCGCTTGTGTTTCCTGTCCGACCCAGGGAGGCTCCAGTGTGGAGGTTGCGTAA
- the DAGLB gene encoding diacylglycerol lipase-beta isoform X3 has protein sequence MPGMVLFGRRWAIASDDLVFPGVFELFVRVLWWIGILTLYLMHRGKLDCPGGVLLSSYLIVLIILLAVIICTVSAIVCVSMKGTICNPGPRKSMSKLLYVRLALFLPEMVWASLGAAWIEDGVQCDRTVGNGIIATVAVRTRTWCPATLQQGSLSSTSNRTASGTTRSLTRWSAIPQGPPSFRSRTTDYDLVGGDQLNCHFGSILQTTGLQYRDFIHVSFHDKVYELPFLVALDHRKESVVVAVRGTMSLQDILTDLSAESEPVDLECEVQDCWAHKGISQAARYVYRRLINDGILSQAFSIAPEYRLVIVGHSLGAGAAALLTIMLRSPYPQVRCYAFSPPRGLLSKSLYEYSKTFIVSLVLGKDVIPRLSVTNLEDLKRRILRVIAHCNKPKYKILLRACWYELFGGHPEDLPTELDGGDLTQPLLGERSLLAHGSPAYSFSSDSPLESPTKYPPLYPPGRIIHLEEVGTSGRFSCYPAARYSVKWSHESEFSKILIGPKMLTDHMPDILMRALDSVVSDRAACVSCPTQGGSSVEVA, from the exons ATGCCGGGGATGGTGCTGTTCGGCCGGCGCTGGGCCATCGCCAGCGACGACTTGGTCTTCCCGGGGGTCTTCGAGCTGTTCGTGCGAGTGCTGTG GTGGATCGGCATCCTGACGCTGTACCTCATGCACAGAGGGAAGCTGGACTGTCCTGGTGGCGTCCTGCTCAGCAGTTACCTGATCGTGCTCATCATTCTGCTGGCGGTTATCATATGCACCGTGTCAGCCATCGTGTGTGTCAGCATGAAAG GGACCATTTGTAATCCTGGACCACGGAAATCCATGTCTAAGCTGCTCTACGTGCGCCTGGCACTCTTTCTGCCAGAGATGGTCTGGGCGTCCCTGGGGGCCGCCTGGATAGAGGACGGTGTTCAGTGTGACAGGACGGTGGGGAATGGCATCATTGCGACTGTCGCCGTCAG GACACGGACCTGGTGCCCAGCGACATTGCAGCAGGGCTCGCTCTCCTCCACCAGCAACAGGACAGCATCAGGAACAACCAGGAGCCTGACGAGGTGGTCAGCCATTCCCCAGGGCCCTCCCAG TTTCAGAAGCCGGACAACCGATTATGACTTGGTTGGAGGTGATCAGCTCAACTGTCACTTTGGCTCCATCCTGCAGACGACGGGGCTGCAGTACCGGGATTTCATTCATGTCAGCTTTCACGACAAG GTGTACGAGCTCCCCTTCTTAGTGGCCCTGGACCACAGGAAGGAGTCGGTGGTGGTGGCTGTGAGGGGAACCATGTCTCTCCAG GACATCCTTACGGACCTGTCAGCGGAGAGCGAGCCGGTCGACCTCGAGTGTGAGGTGCAGGACTGCTGGGCACACAAG GGGATTTCTCAAGCTGCCAGATACGTTTACCGACGACTCATCAACGACGGGATTTTGAGCCAGGCGTTCAGCATTGCACCT GAATACCGGCTGGTTATCGTGGGGCACAGCCTGGGGGCAGGCGCCGCAGCCCTGTTGACCATCATGCTCAGAAGCCCATACCCACAAGTCAGGTGTTACGCCTTTTCCCCGCCCAGGGGGCTGCTGAG caaaTCCCTTTATGAATACTCTAAGACCTTCATCGTGTCACTTGTTCTGGGCAAGGACGTGATTCCCAG GTTAAGTGTGACCAACTTGGAAGATCTGAAGAGGAGAATCTTGCGAGTGATTGCTCACTGCAACAAGCCCAAG TACAAGATCCTGCTGCGCGCGTGCTGGTACGAGCTGTTTGGAGGGCACCCCGAGGACCTGCCGACGGAGCTGGATGGGGGCGACCTGACGCAGCCTCTCCTCGGGGAGCGGAGCCTGCTGGCGCACGGGTCCCCGGCCTACAGCTTCTCCAGCGACTCCCCGCTCGAGTCCCCCACCAAGTACCCCCCTCTCTACCCTCCCGGCAGGATCATCCACCTGGAGGAAGTGGGCACTTCAGGGAG GTTTTCCTGCTATCCTGCTGCTCGGTATAGTGTGAAATGGTCACACGAATCGGAATTCAGCAAAATACTCATCGGCCCGAAGATGCTAACAGACCACATGCCCGACATCCTGATGAGAGCCCTGGACAGCGTGGTGTCCGACAGGGCCGCTTGTGTTTCCTGTCCGACCCAGGGAGGCTCCAGTGTGGAGGTTGCGTAA
- the DAGLB gene encoding diacylglycerol lipase-beta isoform X2, with amino-acid sequence MPGMVLFGRRWAIASDDLVFPGVFELFVRVLWWIGILTLYLMHRGKLDCPGGVLLSSYLIVLIILLAVIICTVSAIVCVSMKGTICNPGPRKSMSKLLYVRLALFLPEMVWASLGAAWIEDGVQCDRTVGNGIIATVAVSWIIIASTVVTIVIVFDPLGGKMAPYPPAGPHHLDSRESSQLLNGLKTAATSVWETRIKFLCCCVGKDDRTRVAFSSTAELFSTYFSDTDLVPSDIAAGLALLHQQQDSIRNNQEPDEVVSHSPGPSQEADLDAELENCHHYMQFAAAAYGWPLYIYRNPFTGLCRIGGDCFRSRTTDYDLVGGDQLNCHFGSILQTTGLQYRDFIHVSFHDKVYELPFLVALDHRKESVVVAVRGTMSLQDILTDLSAESEPVDLECEVQDCWAHKGISQAARYVYRRLINDGILSQAFSIAPEYRLVIVGHSLGAGAAALLTIMLRSPYPQVRCYAFSPPRGLLSKSLYEYSKTFIVSLVLGKDVIPRLSVTNLEDLKRRILRVIAHCNKPKYKILLRACWYELFGGHPEDLPTELDGGDLTQPLLGERSLLAHGSPAYSFSSDSPLESPTKYPPLYPPGRIIHLEEVGTSGRFSCYPAARYSVKWSHESEFSKILIGPKMLTDHMPDILMRALDSVVSDRAACVSCPTQGGSSVEVA; translated from the exons ATGCCGGGGATGGTGCTGTTCGGCCGGCGCTGGGCCATCGCCAGCGACGACTTGGTCTTCCCGGGGGTCTTCGAGCTGTTCGTGCGAGTGCTGTG GTGGATCGGCATCCTGACGCTGTACCTCATGCACAGAGGGAAGCTGGACTGTCCTGGTGGCGTCCTGCTCAGCAGTTACCTGATCGTGCTCATCATTCTGCTGGCGGTTATCATATGCACCGTGTCAGCCATCGTGTGTGTCAGCATGAAAG GGACCATTTGTAATCCTGGACCACGGAAATCCATGTCTAAGCTGCTCTACGTGCGCCTGGCACTCTTTCTGCCAGAGATGGTCTGGGCGTCCCTGGGGGCCGCCTGGATAGAGGACGGTGTTCAGTGTGACAGGACGGTGGGGAATGGCATCATTGCGACTGTCGCCGTCAG CTGGATCATCATCGCCTCCACCGTGGTCACCATCGTCATCGTCTTTGACCCGCTGGGGGGGAAGATGGCTCCGTATCCCCCTGCGGGCCCCCATCACCTGGATAGTCGTGAGTCCAGCCAGTTACTTAATGGCCTCAAGACGGCAGCTACAAGCGTGTGGGAAACGAGAATCAAGTTCCTGTGCTGCTGCGTCGGCAAAGACGACCGTACTCGAGTTGCTTTTTCGAGTACGGCAGAGCTTTTCTCAACCTACTTTTCA GACACGGACCTGGTGCCCAGCGACATTGCAGCAGGGCTCGCTCTCCTCCACCAGCAACAGGACAGCATCAGGAACAACCAGGAGCCTGACGAGGTGGTCAGCCATTCCCCAGGGCCCTCCCAG gAAGCTGATTTGGACGCAGAATTAGAAAACTGTCATCACTATATGCAGTTCGCCGCAGCTGCCTATGGGTGGCCCCTCTATATTTACAGAAACCCTTTTACAGGGCTGTGCAGGATTGGTGGTGACTG TTTCAGAAGCCGGACAACCGATTATGACTTGGTTGGAGGTGATCAGCTCAACTGTCACTTTGGCTCCATCCTGCAGACGACGGGGCTGCAGTACCGGGATTTCATTCATGTCAGCTTTCACGACAAG GTGTACGAGCTCCCCTTCTTAGTGGCCCTGGACCACAGGAAGGAGTCGGTGGTGGTGGCTGTGAGGGGAACCATGTCTCTCCAG GACATCCTTACGGACCTGTCAGCGGAGAGCGAGCCGGTCGACCTCGAGTGTGAGGTGCAGGACTGCTGGGCACACAAG GGGATTTCTCAAGCTGCCAGATACGTTTACCGACGACTCATCAACGACGGGATTTTGAGCCAGGCGTTCAGCATTGCACCT GAATACCGGCTGGTTATCGTGGGGCACAGCCTGGGGGCAGGCGCCGCAGCCCTGTTGACCATCATGCTCAGAAGCCCATACCCACAAGTCAGGTGTTACGCCTTTTCCCCGCCCAGGGGGCTGCTGAG caaaTCCCTTTATGAATACTCTAAGACCTTCATCGTGTCACTTGTTCTGGGCAAGGACGTGATTCCCAG GTTAAGTGTGACCAACTTGGAAGATCTGAAGAGGAGAATCTTGCGAGTGATTGCTCACTGCAACAAGCCCAAG TACAAGATCCTGCTGCGCGCGTGCTGGTACGAGCTGTTTGGAGGGCACCCCGAGGACCTGCCGACGGAGCTGGATGGGGGCGACCTGACGCAGCCTCTCCTCGGGGAGCGGAGCCTGCTGGCGCACGGGTCCCCGGCCTACAGCTTCTCCAGCGACTCCCCGCTCGAGTCCCCCACCAAGTACCCCCCTCTCTACCCTCCCGGCAGGATCATCCACCTGGAGGAAGTGGGCACTTCAGGGAG GTTTTCCTGCTATCCTGCTGCTCGGTATAGTGTGAAATGGTCACACGAATCGGAATTCAGCAAAATACTCATCGGCCCGAAGATGCTAACAGACCACATGCCCGACATCCTGATGAGAGCCCTGGACAGCGTGGTGTCCGACAGGGCCGCTTGTGTTTCCTGTCCGACCCAGGGAGGCTCCAGTGTGGAGGTTGCGTAA